The region ATTAGTATCTGCTTCTGGAAAACCAATGCGTCGTGAATCTGACCTAATAGATGTTTGGTTTGATTCTGGAGCCATGCCTTATGCACAATGGCACTACCCATTTGAGAATAAAGAATTAATAGATAATAATAAATCTTATCCTGCTGACTTTATCGCTGAGGGAGTAGATCAGACACGAGGATGGTTCTATACTTTACACGCTATTGCTTCTATGGTATTTGATACTAAAGCATATAAAAACGTTGTATCTAATGGATTAGTATTAGATAAGAACGGATTAAAGATGTCTAAGAGTTTAGGAAACACAGTAGATCCTTTTGAAACATTAGCTGAACATGGACCAGATGCTACACGTTGGTATATGATTTCGAATGCTAACCCATGGGATAACTTGAAGTTTGATTTAGATGGTATTACAGAGGTGAGAAGAAAATTCTTCGGAACTTTATATAATACTTATAACTTCTTTGCGTTGTATGCTAATATTGATGGATTTAAATATGAAGAGAAGGATATTCCATTAGCGGATAGACCTGAGATTGACAGATGGATCTTATCAGAGTTAAATACATTAGTTCAACGCGTAGATGAATTCTATGCAGAATACGAACCTACTAAAGCTGCTCGTGCAATAACGGATTTCGTAACAGAGAACTTAAGTAACTGGTATGTGCGTTTATGTAGAAGAAGATTCTGGAAAGGTGAATATGCTCAAGACAAAATCGCTGCATACCAAACATTGTATACATGTTTGTTAACAGTAGCGAAGTTAGGAGCTCCTATAGCACCGTTCTTTATGGATAAACTTTACAGAGACTTAACTTTAGCTACACATGGAGAAAGTTTTGAATCTGTACATTTGGCTGACTTCCCAGAATTTAAGGAAGAGTTCGTTGATAAAGCATTAGAAAGTAGAATGCAAAAAGCTCAAATTATTTCTTCATTAGTGTTATCACTTCGTAAGAAAGAAATGATCAAGGTTCGTCAACCACTACAGAGAGTTATGATTCCTGTATTAGATGATAACCAAAAGAATGAAATTTTAGCTATAGCGGATCTAATCAAGGCTGAGGTGAATGTGAAGGAAATAGAATTGCTAGACGATGCTTCTGGAGTATTAGTGAAGCAGATCAAACCTAACTTTAAAACATTAGGTCCACGATTTGGAAAAGACATGGGGCTGATTGCGAATAAGATACAAGGTTTTGGTCAGGAAGAAATCGCAGAAATCGAAAGAAATGGAGGAATAACACTTAATTTAACAGAAAAAAGTGTTACTTTAACAGTTGCAGACGTTGAGATAACATCACAAGATATCGAAGGCTGGTTAGTTGCTAATGAAGGAGGGCTTACAGTCGCTCTTGATATTACGATAAGCCCTGAGTTGAGAAAAGAAGGTATCTCACGTGAATTAGTAAATAGAATTCAGAATATTAGAAAAGACTCAGGATTCGAAGTTACAGATAAGATTATAGTAAAAATACTAGAGGAAAAAGAAATAAAAGAGGCTGTTTTGGCGAATGAAGACTATATTAAGTCTGAGACCCTAACACATACATTAGAATTCGTGAATGATTTAAGCGAGGGTGTAGATGTAGAGTTTGATGAGCTAAAAACACGAGTGTTAATTTTAAAATAATTAAAATTATGAAAGAAGTAGGTGAGATTGTACGTTATTCTGATGCGGATTTAGCTGAATTTAAGGTGTTAATAACAGCTAAGATTGAGAAAGCTCAAGCGGATTTAGAATTGATTAAAAGCGCCTATATGAATGATTTGAACAATGGAACTGATGATACATCACCTACATTCAAAGCATTCGAGGAAGGAAGCGAGACAATGTCTAAAGAAGCGAATGCTCAATTAGCAATACGTCAAGAGAAGTTTATTCGTGACTTAAGAAATGCATTAGTACGCATTGAAAATAAAACGTATGGAATATGTAAAGTAACAGGTAAACTAATCGATAAAGAGAGATTGAAGTTAGTTCCACATGCGACTATGAGTATCGAAGCAAAGAATTTGCAACGTTAATCTTTAATAAAATTGAAAACGCTCCTATAAGAGCGTTTTTTTTATGTGATAAAATAACTACATTTGTTCCTTGAAATTAAAGGAAAATGTCGTTAAAGAAAGCATACCTACTTGTTCTGGTTGTATTAGTACTGGATCAGGTATTGAAGATATATATTAAAACTAACTTTTTATTGAATGATGAGATTATCTTCTTTGATTGGTTCCGTATTCATTTTATAGAGAATGAGGGTATGGCATGGGGTGTAGAACTACCTGGTAATTATGGGAAACTTGCCTTGACATTATTTAGAATAGTGGCTGTATTCGGTATTGGTTGGTGGTTGAATGACTCTTTTAAGAAAAGAGCATCTAACTATTTAATTGTTGCAATAGCTTTAATTATGGCAGGAGCATTAGGTAATATAATTGATTCTATCTTTTATGGAGTTATCTTTAATGAGAGTACACCAGGACAGATAGCAACGATGTTCTCAGATCAGCCTTATGGTAGTTGGTTTCATGGTAAGGTAGTAGATATGTTTTATTTTCCTATATGGAAAGGGTATTTACCTGAATGGTTGCCAATATGGGGAGGTAAGTATTTTACCTTTTTTAATGCGATATTTAACTTAGCCGATGTGGCAATCTCTGTTGGTGTAGGTATCCTAATTATTTTTAATAAGAAAGTTTTTAAAAACTAAATATATAGCTTCCTTTTAGGGAGCTTTTTTTTTGAGTATATCAATTGTGTGGTTTGAAAAAGATAATTGTTTAAACCAGTCTGTTTTCGACTCAGCACTATGTTGTGCTGATGAAGAACGTGATTAAATGTATATATAGATACAAAAAAGGCTTCCCGTAGGAAGCCTTTACTATTTTACTTGATATCTTTTAGGATTTCTTGAACAGCTCTCTCAAGTTGAGGATCATTGTTATTTAATCTATCCATAAATGTGTTTTTAATATAAATATCAGGTGCTACACCTGTTTTCTCTAGGTTCTGACCATCTAATGTGTAAGTACCCCAAGAAGGTAATCTGTAGCTAGAATTATCTACTAGACTTTTAGCAGAAGTAAATATAATCCATCTATAGGTTTCTTGCCCAATGATTTTTCCTAGTTTTAAAGCTTTAAATCCTGCTGCAGTCATCTCTGCATCACTCAGAGACGATTCATTGATAAGTAATACTATTGGCTTACCACTAGGAGTGAAATTACTCTGTACAGTAAGTTGTCCCTCTCTGTATTTCCATTGAAGATAAGGTCTTTGTGCTAAGAAATTTAATACTTTATCATGCACATTACCGCCAGTGTTATAACGCAAATCTAAAATCACCCCTTCCTTATTAGCTTCCTGCTCTACCATTGCCAGTAAGAATTGATCTAACTCTGTAGTACTCATATTCTTCATATAGGCATAAGCGATTCGATTATTACTTAGCTTATTTACACGTTCTTTATTAGTGTATATCCATTCGTCATATAATAGTGTCTTCATTGATGTGAATGAAATTGGATGTAACTTTCGAGTGATTTCCTTACCACCTCGGTTAAATGTCAGTGTGATTTCCTCTTGACTATTCGCAAATGTGAAGTAAGTGTCTCTATTCACTTTATCATCTACTTTTTGACCATTTACTTTGGTTAAAATATCACCAGGTATAATATCTATATCAGACGCATAAGCTGGAGATTTACGTACGATGTGATCTACTTGATACGGAGTATCAGTATTAAATACTATACCTGTTTCGTAAGATCTATAGTTCAGTTTCGTTTTTTCTTCATTTCCAGACGAATTAAACCCTAAGTGAGAAGAACCTAGTTCTCCTAGCATATCGTTCAGTAAGACGCGAAGGTCATTTCTACTATTAACATCAGGTAGATATTGAGCGAATTGCTCTTTCATTTTATCCCAATCAATTCCGTGAAAAGTTTCATCATAGAAATTCTCCTCTACACCAGCCCATGTCTCATAATACATTTGGTTAAACTCATCAGCTAAGTTTTTAGTAAAGCTGTGCTTGATTTTAAGCTGCTCAGGCTTTCCTTTACTTAATTCAAAGCTATAGATATTACCACTGATTAGCGCATATATCTTTTTATCACGTTGAAGTAACTGATTAGCGCGTTTTTCGAACACCTTTTCACTTTTATTGTCTTCGAAGTCTTCGTAAACCGTTTTGTATAAATTGCCCTTTCCGTTTTCTTGATTTGTGTTATAGAATACTACCTCTTTCTTATCATCAGCGAATACGATAGGATTATATTGGCTACCAAAACGGTCGCTTACCTGCTCTATACGATCAAGTAGTCCCTCTGTGTTTATCTTAATCGACTTCACTTTTGGAGTATCGTCTTGTTTTTTCTTTTTGTCCTTTTTCTTAGTATCTTTTGCATCCTCTTCTTTCTTTTCTACGAATAGTTTGTCAAACTGATCAGACTTAAATGCATCTGTCTGCCAGTCTACAGAGAATCGGTAGATACTAGGATTCTGCATCCCTAGAGGATAAGAAGGATTAAGTCTATCACTCATAAAGTAAATATACTTACCATTAGGAGACCAATACGGGCTAGACTCTGCAACACCTGTATTCGTTAGGTTGATTGTCTCATTCTTTGCGATATGGTGTACAAAGATGTCTTCTTCAAAATTGCGTTTAGCAGTGAATAACACATATTCTCCATTAGGAGAGAAAGAAGGTGTAGAGTTTTGGAATGCCCATATCTCATCTTTCACTATTACTTTAGAAGTATAGGCAGTCAGGTCTAATAATCTCACTTCATCTCTACCACTTAGGTATACCGCTTTAGTCATTTCTTTATTTAAAGTAATGTCTCTGTTGTTGCGATTATCAGAAGTTAATTGAGTAACTGTTCCCTTGCCATCAGCAGATCTTTTAAACCAATTTTGGTACCCTTTATAAGTCTGACTGTATAGTAACGTCTTGTTGTCTTTCAACCATTTTACTTCCATTACACGTTCTTTACCATCCGATACTGCTTGTATGAATTTTCCTTCGATGTCAGAGACGAATAATATCCCACGGCTAACGAATGCAATCTTCTTCGCATCAGGAGACACATCAAAGTATTCCATATTGTCTTCTACAGCATAAGACTGCTCTTTCTCGATTGCTTTATTCGTGTTTACAGAAGTAGCTAGAGGTGTTATAGACTTAGTAGCTGTGTCAAGAACATAAATCATGTAATCTTTCTCAAAAACAACTTTGCTACCATCTGCTGATACATAAGGCTTCTTGATAGAAGTATCGAAGTTAGTTAACGCTACTTTTTTCCCATTCTCGAAGGTGTATAAGTTATAGTTACCATTGTTCTCGTCTGAGATGAAGTATATCTTCCCGTTCTTATCTACGGTAGGATTAAAGTCCTTTCCTTCATAATCTGTATAAGATTTGAATGCCTTAGTCGTAGGGTTATAGCTTAGTATATCTGGATTGTTCTCTCCTTTATAACGCTTACGCGTAGTCTGACTAGCACTCTCCATAGAGCTAGTGAATAGGTATTCACCAGATGGCGTAACGACTAATCCATTTGTATTATTAAAATAGTTTGTAAACAGTGGTTTAGGAGTACCACCATTAATACCTATGGTGTAAGAACCAAAGTTGTTATTAGCATTAGATGTGAAGTAAATCGTCTTACTATCCCAACTCCAACTCTCTACATCTTCTGATGCTTGGTGGTAAGTAAGTTGTGTGATTTGTCCTCCTGTTAGAGGCATTAAGAATACATCTCTGTTGCCGTATTGGTCAGAAGAGAATGCTAGCCATTTTCCATCAGGAGATACGCGAGGGTTAGTCTCGTTACCCTCTAAGGCAGTTACTCTTAGCGCTTCTCCACCAGCTGTTGGAGCTTGCCATATATCGCCATTATAGCTAAAGTAAGTTGTCTTTCCATCTGGGCTTAGTGATGGGGTAGAAGCAAATTTAGGTGATTGCTGTGCCCATGCTAAACTTACAAGAGAAAGTGTAAGTAAGGTGATAGTGTTTTTGATCATTGGTTAATATTTTTAATAAACATAAAAATATTTTCCCTAACTCACTAATACTAATTTAGTTTTAACTGTTGACAGAAGCATAACAGCAAGGTATATGTCTTTAAATTGACCTATAAAAAAAAC is a window of Myroides oncorhynchi DNA encoding:
- a CDS encoding S41 family peptidase, whose protein sequence is MIKNTITLLTLSLVSLAWAQQSPKFASTPSLSPDGKTTYFSYNGDIWQAPTAGGEALRVTALEGNETNPRVSPDGKWLAFSSDQYGNRDVFLMPLTGGQITQLTYHQASEDVESWSWDSKTIYFTSNANNNFGSYTIGINGGTPKPLFTNYFNNTNGLVVTPSGEYLFTSSMESASQTTRKRYKGENNPDILSYNPTTKAFKSYTDYEGKDFNPTVDKNGKIYFISDENNGNYNLYTFENGKKVALTNFDTSIKKPYVSADGSKVVFEKDYMIYVLDTATKSITPLATSVNTNKAIEKEQSYAVEDNMEYFDVSPDAKKIAFVSRGILFVSDIEGKFIQAVSDGKERVMEVKWLKDNKTLLYSQTYKGYQNWFKRSADGKGTVTQLTSDNRNNRDITLNKEMTKAVYLSGRDEVRLLDLTAYTSKVIVKDEIWAFQNSTPSFSPNGEYVLFTAKRNFEEDIFVHHIAKNETINLTNTGVAESSPYWSPNGKYIYFMSDRLNPSYPLGMQNPSIYRFSVDWQTDAFKSDQFDKLFVEKKEEDAKDTKKKDKKKKQDDTPKVKSIKINTEGLLDRIEQVSDRFGSQYNPIVFADDKKEVVFYNTNQENGKGNLYKTVYEDFEDNKSEKVFEKRANQLLQRDKKIYALISGNIYSFELSKGKPEQLKIKHSFTKNLADEFNQMYYETWAGVEENFYDETFHGIDWDKMKEQFAQYLPDVNSRNDLRVLLNDMLGELGSSHLGFNSSGNEEKTKLNYRSYETGIVFNTDTPYQVDHIVRKSPAYASDIDIIPGDILTKVNGQKVDDKVNRDTYFTFANSQEEITLTFNRGGKEITRKLHPISFTSMKTLLYDEWIYTNKERVNKLSNNRIAYAYMKNMSTTELDQFLLAMVEQEANKEGVILDLRYNTGGNVHDKVLNFLAQRPYLQWKYREGQLTVQSNFTPSGKPIVLLINESSLSDAEMTAAGFKALKLGKIIGQETYRWIIFTSAKSLVDNSSYRLPSWGTYTLDGQNLEKTGVAPDIYIKNTFMDRLNNNDPQLERAVQEILKDIK
- a CDS encoding lipoprotein signal peptidase, yielding MSLKKAYLLVLVVLVLDQVLKIYIKTNFLLNDEIIFFDWFRIHFIENEGMAWGVELPGNYGKLALTLFRIVAVFGIGWWLNDSFKKRASNYLIVAIALIMAGALGNIIDSIFYGVIFNESTPGQIATMFSDQPYGSWFHGKVVDMFYFPIWKGYLPEWLPIWGGKYFTFFNAIFNLADVAISVGVGILIIFNKKVFKN
- a CDS encoding TraR/DksA family transcriptional regulator — translated: MKEVGEIVRYSDADLAEFKVLITAKIEKAQADLELIKSAYMNDLNNGTDDTSPTFKAFEEGSETMSKEANAQLAIRQEKFIRDLRNALVRIENKTYGICKVTGKLIDKERLKLVPHATMSIEAKNLQR